Proteins encoded together in one Planctopirus ephydatiae window:
- a CDS encoding tetratricopeptide repeat protein — protein MSASMSNLGARLLILLAGLAAYVVGMAADFTFDGIEFVANNPVLGQLWPPEYLWKYTRPFSFLTFALNKACVGPRPFSFALTNILIHIASAQILYSLVKIVLEKAPRIPESISGAAVPIALVSSLLWVVHPLNSQGVAYLIQRQESLTSLFYIGTICAFAQAVLNQQRYWFIVAWISCALGMLSKEMMVTAPLCVFWFDFAVLSKSWREVVGRWFWHLGLWLTLGFLALVIFAHRGEYAQAGIGDVPDISRWQYFRSQPWVVANYLQIWIWPAGQCADALKIPVNNPAWYWPGLLITGLWLSIVLRLTLSRPALGFLAGAWLLVLVPTSSIVPIQDLYFEHRMYLPSMFLAVFSSLLLQALMDRLKWTSHTLHWGVLTTMLVLLIAVNNYRCTVYLSDESFWRDAIAKSPGNSRAYTNLALAVSNRARRTQDPAEKQSLHEEAIAAARKSIEIHALNAITYRNLALVLGEAGRRSEGEKYVQMESILKSKLSQEQLLELGNFYRKTDPELALFCYERAREIPPESSEVYNNLGILTQQVEKNFLKAEVCFQRALSLSPNNANVHNSYGNLLVRTKRYQEAVAAFDRALRLDPELKSAIQGREVALQRLTQSPSR, from the coding sequence ATGTCTGCTTCAATGTCAAATCTGGGGGCACGCTTGCTGATTCTGCTGGCTGGTCTGGCGGCCTACGTGGTCGGGATGGCAGCAGATTTCACTTTCGATGGCATTGAGTTCGTTGCCAATAATCCAGTGTTGGGTCAACTCTGGCCTCCTGAATATCTCTGGAAGTACACCAGGCCGTTCAGCTTTTTAACATTCGCCCTGAACAAGGCTTGCGTCGGGCCGAGGCCATTCAGCTTCGCACTGACCAACATCCTCATTCATATCGCCTCAGCACAGATTCTGTATTCTCTCGTGAAGATTGTGCTCGAAAAAGCCCCTCGAATTCCTGAGTCCATTTCGGGAGCTGCTGTACCCATCGCGCTGGTCTCCAGCCTGTTGTGGGTCGTTCATCCGCTCAACTCCCAAGGAGTGGCCTATCTCATTCAGAGGCAGGAGTCTCTGACCAGCCTGTTTTACATCGGAACGATTTGTGCGTTCGCGCAGGCTGTACTGAATCAGCAGCGTTACTGGTTTATTGTCGCATGGATCAGTTGTGCGTTGGGAATGTTATCCAAAGAGATGATGGTGACGGCCCCCTTGTGTGTCTTCTGGTTCGATTTTGCCGTTTTATCAAAATCATGGCGGGAAGTGGTGGGCCGCTGGTTCTGGCACCTCGGATTGTGGCTGACACTCGGCTTCCTCGCCCTGGTCATTTTTGCACATCGTGGGGAATATGCCCAGGCAGGGATTGGAGACGTTCCGGATATCTCGCGTTGGCAATATTTTCGATCACAACCATGGGTCGTGGCAAACTACCTTCAGATTTGGATCTGGCCAGCTGGTCAATGCGCAGATGCTCTGAAGATTCCCGTCAATAACCCTGCATGGTACTGGCCAGGTCTGCTGATCACTGGACTTTGGCTCTCGATTGTTCTGCGGCTGACTCTCAGCCGTCCGGCACTTGGATTTCTCGCTGGAGCATGGCTGCTCGTCCTGGTTCCTACCAGCTCGATCGTTCCTATTCAGGATCTTTACTTTGAACACCGAATGTATTTACCCAGTATGTTTCTGGCCGTCTTTTCGAGTTTACTGCTCCAGGCTTTGATGGATCGCTTGAAGTGGACATCTCACACACTGCACTGGGGTGTTCTCACGACGATGCTGGTATTGCTGATCGCGGTGAACAACTACCGCTGTACTGTCTACCTGAGTGACGAGTCATTCTGGCGCGATGCCATCGCCAAATCTCCGGGTAACAGCCGGGCCTATACCAATCTGGCTTTGGCGGTGAGTAACAGAGCCAGACGAACTCAAGATCCTGCCGAAAAACAATCGCTTCACGAAGAGGCGATTGCAGCTGCACGTAAGTCGATTGAAATTCATGCTCTCAATGCGATTACCTATCGTAATCTGGCACTTGTCCTTGGCGAAGCAGGACGTCGCTCTGAGGGTGAAAAGTATGTGCAGATGGAAAGCATTCTGAAGTCAAAGCTGTCTCAGGAGCAGCTGCTCGAATTAGGAAACTTCTATCGAAAAACCGATCCTGAGCTGGCACTTTTCTGCTATGAAAGAGCTCGTGAGATTCCCCCAGAGTCCAGTGAGGTTTATAACAATCTGGGAATTCTGACACAGCAGGTCGAGAAGAATTTTCTGAAAGCCGAGGTCTGCTTTCAACGAGCACTCTCTCTCAGTCCCAACAACGCAAATGTCCATAACAGTTATGGGAATCTGTTGGTTCGTACCAAAAGGTATCAAGAGGCAGTGGCCGCTTTTGACAGGGCATTGCGACTCGATCCGGAGTTGAAATCAGCAATTCAAGGCCGTGAGGTGGCTCTCCAAAGGTTGACGCAGTCACCAT
- a CDS encoding fused MFS/spermidine synthase produces the protein MTGPTNPSSPDDRSEVDLPIPFGQSSEPSSAETYRLADPPARWSEPVAAVRAVPAVEVASHVSQKPRSKKAISGIAQPLQKLASHEVSALIGFNAIVFVTSVCIMTLELTASRLIGKHVGNSLYTWTSVIGVVLAGITVGNYIGGYLADLPRPRRSLAWTFLISSITCWSVLWLDQLIPSFTRPASISWPLWVLMTVSLIFFLPACAMGTISPIVASLAVASSSRTGFTMGNVYAWGALGSIVGTFLTGFYLIDQFGTRAIVGLVAMTLAAMALIIASKNKVFRTGVALGWCQLLGLTWGLATLTETSVASAAGFSARMVGVWEDPQTTDARTSRWRTFGETIGRQVHDLGLSLALRDDRQGEYHDESSYSYINVSEDYSEDGRPIKLLKLDKLIHSYYDPADPNRLDYDYEKVYAAITEMLAGSSETDIEIQVANFPGRDQVVAQLPAGLSWNPDRKSISLKPRAIVDWSALLKLAPDGAYIAAVNELSDLSTRADWGGFSSVAVTELPENFRIPQEINEILRYDRTLEMLSVWKPLDEKSRRLALATSPSMPWIDAIDELRKKSRKASSLFIGGGGYIFPRWIESQFPGSERIDVAELDPAVLAAVESEMGLAKPPATRVHSRIGDARNVVDDLLRESNQQGKIAYDFAYGDAFNDFSVPWHLTTKEFAEKIHQLLSPEGAYLVNVIDVYPRTVWPRIQDEEQQVTFDGEPPFAGWNEWNNSGWIETPGFAGFSLHRHGTRIFSLRYRGEMPTPVENRLKSLSSASPAWKNTVTELAKKTRQPPRLPFELPAILIPSLLLDDEWTPAPAPFEFVEIQRVGTGYSLAVRGALSRDLKHRLLSLDPDNAAWKQGLEGLANRSEQLASGRFLAAFVATLHQVFPHVAVFSSEAGSPNDNRDTFVIAASKTPIDWTQLEASDHWTGLPFATSSKVDETVKTTGQMESLLGLARGLILTDDHAPVDNLLLPVFETND, from the coding sequence TTGACCGGCCCAACGAATCCAAGCAGTCCAGACGATCGCTCCGAAGTCGATCTTCCCATTCCATTTGGACAATCCTCCGAACCTTCCTCAGCCGAGACGTATCGCCTCGCAGATCCTCCAGCCCGCTGGAGCGAGCCTGTGGCCGCTGTAAGAGCCGTCCCGGCTGTGGAAGTTGCTTCTCATGTCTCGCAAAAGCCGCGATCCAAAAAAGCAATCTCAGGTATCGCGCAACCATTACAAAAGCTGGCCAGTCATGAAGTCTCGGCACTCATCGGCTTCAATGCGATTGTGTTTGTCACCAGCGTCTGCATTATGACGCTTGAGCTGACTGCCTCCCGGTTGATTGGCAAGCATGTCGGCAACTCGCTCTATACCTGGACGTCGGTCATTGGTGTTGTGCTGGCAGGCATTACGGTTGGTAACTACATCGGTGGCTATCTGGCCGATCTTCCGCGTCCTCGTCGCTCTCTCGCCTGGACGTTTCTCATTTCGAGTATCACCTGCTGGTCGGTGTTATGGCTGGATCAACTGATTCCATCCTTCACCCGGCCCGCATCAATTTCGTGGCCCTTGTGGGTGCTGATGACTGTCTCGCTGATCTTCTTTCTGCCCGCTTGTGCGATGGGGACAATTTCTCCCATTGTGGCCAGCCTGGCGGTCGCTTCATCATCGCGCACAGGGTTCACCATGGGTAATGTCTACGCCTGGGGTGCCCTGGGTTCGATTGTCGGGACATTCCTCACGGGCTTTTATCTCATTGATCAGTTTGGGACACGGGCCATTGTCGGGTTAGTCGCCATGACGCTGGCAGCCATGGCCTTGATTATAGCCTCGAAAAACAAAGTCTTTCGCACAGGTGTGGCTTTGGGCTGGTGCCAGCTGCTGGGACTGACGTGGGGACTGGCGACACTCACAGAAACCAGCGTGGCGTCGGCGGCCGGTTTCTCAGCACGCATGGTGGGCGTCTGGGAAGATCCACAGACGACGGATGCCCGCACTTCGCGCTGGCGAACATTTGGCGAAACGATTGGCCGCCAGGTACACGATCTGGGACTTTCACTTGCCTTACGAGATGACCGACAAGGCGAATATCACGACGAAAGTTCCTACTCTTACATCAACGTCTCAGAAGATTACAGCGAGGATGGTCGGCCTATCAAGCTGTTAAAGCTCGACAAGCTGATCCATAGCTACTATGACCCGGCTGATCCGAACCGTCTCGACTACGATTATGAGAAAGTCTATGCAGCCATCACGGAAATGCTCGCTGGTTCCTCCGAAACCGATATCGAAATTCAGGTCGCGAATTTCCCGGGCCGAGATCAGGTAGTGGCTCAGCTTCCCGCAGGTCTTTCCTGGAACCCGGATCGGAAGTCCATTTCGCTCAAGCCACGAGCGATTGTCGATTGGTCTGCGTTACTCAAGCTGGCCCCGGATGGTGCTTATATTGCGGCTGTCAATGAGCTGTCGGATCTTTCCACCAGAGCCGACTGGGGAGGGTTTTCTTCCGTCGCTGTGACCGAGTTACCGGAAAACTTCAGGATCCCTCAGGAAATCAATGAGATTCTGCGCTACGACCGCACACTCGAAATGCTGAGTGTCTGGAAGCCTTTGGATGAAAAGTCCCGCAGGCTGGCACTGGCCACCAGCCCATCGATGCCCTGGATCGATGCGATTGACGAACTTCGCAAGAAATCGAGAAAGGCCAGCTCGCTGTTTATTGGGGGAGGGGGATATATCTTTCCCCGCTGGATTGAAAGTCAGTTCCCAGGGAGCGAACGCATTGATGTGGCTGAACTCGACCCAGCCGTCCTGGCGGCTGTGGAAAGTGAAATGGGCCTGGCCAAACCACCGGCCACACGCGTTCATTCCCGTATTGGTGATGCCCGGAACGTCGTGGATGACCTCCTGCGGGAATCGAACCAGCAAGGAAAGATCGCCTACGACTTTGCCTATGGTGATGCCTTCAATGATTTCAGTGTTCCGTGGCATCTCACGACGAAGGAGTTTGCCGAGAAGATTCATCAGTTGCTTTCGCCGGAAGGGGCTTACCTTGTCAACGTGATCGATGTTTACCCGCGAACTGTCTGGCCACGAATTCAAGACGAAGAGCAGCAGGTGACCTTCGATGGTGAGCCTCCCTTTGCAGGCTGGAATGAATGGAACAACAGTGGCTGGATCGAGACACCAGGCTTTGCCGGGTTTTCGCTCCATCGACATGGCACGCGCATTTTCTCCTTACGGTATCGAGGAGAAATGCCGACTCCTGTCGAGAACCGATTGAAATCGTTAAGCAGCGCCTCACCGGCATGGAAAAATACCGTCACCGAACTGGCAAAGAAAACCCGTCAGCCACCCAGGCTCCCATTCGAACTCCCCGCGATCCTCATCCCCTCATTGCTGCTGGATGACGAATGGACGCCGGCACCTGCACCTTTTGAGTTTGTCGAGATTCAACGTGTGGGAACGGGATATTCTCTGGCTGTCCGGGGTGCTCTTTCGCGAGACCTAAAACATCGTCTGCTGTCACTCGATCCCGATAATGCTGCCTGGAAACAGGGGCTGGAAGGTCTGGCGAATCGTTCGGAACAGCTGGCTTCAGGCCGTTTTCTGGCAGCGTTTGTCGCGACCTTGCATCAGGTTTTTCCACATGTGGCTGTGTTCAGCAGTGAAGCGGGAAGCCCGAATGACAATCGAGATACTTTCGTGATTGCTGCTTCAAAAACGCCTATCGACTGGACGCAACTCGAAGCTTCCGATCACTGGACGGGCCTCCCCTTTGCGACTTCGTCAAAAGTCGATGAGACCGTCAAGACGACGGGCCAGATGGAGTCGCTCCTGGGGCTTGCGCGGGGCTTGATCCTGACTGATGATCATGCCCCGGTGGATAACCTGCTCTTGCCGGTCTTTGAAACGAACGACTGA